A window from Hoeflea sp. IMCC20628 encodes these proteins:
- the ilvD gene encoding dihydroxy-acid dehydratase, with amino-acid sequence MPPFRSRTSTHGRNMAGARGLWRATGMKDGDFGKPIIAVVNSFTQFVPGHVHLKDLGQLVAGEIEKAGGVAKEFNTIAVDDGIAMGHDGMLYSLPSRELIADSVEYMVNAHCADAMVCISNCDKITPGMLMAAMRLNIPVVFVSGGPMEAGKVILEDGTEKALDLVDAMVAAADDSISDADVASIERSACPTCGSCSGMFTANSMNCLAEAMGLALPGNGSTLATHSDREYLFREAGRRIVGLAKQYYTGDDASVLPRSIASFAAFENAMTLDIAMGGSTNTVLHLLAIAHEGEVDFTMADIDRLSRGVPVLCKVAPAKADVHMEDIHRAGGIMAILGELNRAGLLDTSVSTIHEKTLEDALKKWDVVQSTDEAVHEFYRAAPGGVPTQTAFSQSRRYASVDTDRENGVIRNAEHAFSKDGGLAVLFGNLAEDGCIVKTAGVDESILKFSGPAKIFESQDDAVSDILTGKVKPGQVVLIRYEGPRGGPGMQEMLYPTSYLKSKGLGKACALVTDGRFSGGSSGLSIGHVSPEAAEGGTIGLVEDGDLIEIDIPNRSIHLAVDEATLAERRAEREAEGWKPSKPRKRAVSTALKAYAAMTSSASKGAVRIL; translated from the coding sequence ATGCCGCCTTTTCGTTCGAGAACATCCACCCATGGCCGCAACATGGCAGGCGCCCGTGGCCTCTGGCGCGCAACGGGCATGAAGGACGGCGATTTCGGCAAGCCGATCATCGCGGTGGTCAATTCCTTCACCCAGTTCGTGCCCGGTCACGTCCACCTCAAGGATCTCGGACAGCTGGTTGCCGGTGAAATCGAAAAGGCCGGCGGCGTTGCCAAGGAATTCAACACAATCGCGGTCGATGACGGCATCGCCATGGGCCATGACGGCATGTTGTATTCGCTGCCCTCGCGCGAATTGATCGCCGATTCGGTCGAATACATGGTCAACGCCCACTGCGCCGATGCGATGGTCTGCATCTCCAATTGTGACAAGATCACTCCGGGCATGCTGATGGCGGCCATGCGGCTCAACATTCCGGTGGTCTTTGTCTCCGGCGGCCCGATGGAAGCCGGCAAGGTGATTCTCGAAGACGGCACCGAGAAGGCACTGGATCTGGTCGATGCCATGGTCGCCGCCGCCGATGACAGCATCAGCGATGCCGATGTGGCCTCGATCGAACGCTCGGCCTGTCCCACCTGCGGCTCCTGCTCGGGCATGTTCACCGCCAATTCGATGAACTGCCTCGCCGAGGCGATGGGTCTGGCACTGCCGGGCAATGGCTCCACGCTCGCCACCCACTCCGATCGGGAATACCTGTTTCGCGAAGCCGGACGCAGGATCGTCGGTCTGGCCAAGCAATACTATACAGGCGATGACGCCAGCGTGCTGCCGCGCTCGATAGCCTCATTTGCAGCCTTCGAGAATGCCATGACGCTGGACATCGCCATGGGCGGATCCACCAACACGGTGCTGCATCTGCTGGCCATCGCCCATGAAGGCGAAGTGGATTTCACCATGGCCGATATCGACCGGCTGTCGCGCGGCGTTCCGGTGCTGTGCAAGGTCGCACCCGCCAAGGCCGATGTGCACATGGAAGACATTCACCGCGCCGGCGGCATCATGGCGATTCTCGGGGAGTTGAACCGGGCAGGCCTGCTCGACACATCCGTCAGCACCATTCATGAAAAGACCCTCGAGGATGCGCTGAAAAAATGGGATGTGGTACAGTCGACTGACGAAGCGGTGCATGAGTTTTACCGCGCAGCACCGGGCGGCGTGCCGACCCAGACCGCCTTTTCGCAGTCCCGCCGCTATGCCAGCGTTGACACCGACCGGGAAAATGGCGTGATCCGCAATGCTGAGCATGCCTTTTCCAAGGACGGTGGACTGGCCGTGCTGTTCGGCAATCTGGCCGAGGATGGCTGCATCGTCAAAACCGCAGGCGTCGACGAATCGATCCTGAAATTCTCAGGGCCTGCCAAGATCTTTGAAAGCCAGGATGACGCGGTCTCCGACATCCTCACCGGCAAGGTCAAGCCTGGCCAGGTTGTGCTGATTCGCTATGAGGGACCGCGCGGCGGCCCCGGCATGCAGGAAATGCTCTATCCGACCAGCTATCTCAAATCCAAGGGACTTGGCAAAGCCTGTGCGCTGGTCACCGATGGCCGCTTTTCCGGCGGGTCTTCGGGGCTGTCGATCGGCCATGTGTCGCCGGAAGCGGCTGAAGGCGGAACCATCGGTCTGGTAGAAGATGGCGATCTTATTGAAATAGATATTCCAAATCGCAGCATTCATCTGGCCGTGGACGAGGCCACGCTTGCCGAACGTCGCGCCGAGCGCGAAGCGGAAGGCTGGAAGCCGTCCAAGCCGCGCAAACGCGCCGTTTCGACCGCGCTCAAAGCCTATGCGGCCATGACCAGCAGTGCATCAAAGGGCGCTGTTCGCATCCTGTGA
- the irrA gene encoding iron response transcriptional regulator IrrA — protein MPVEQRSKSADRDAAARLRGAGLRPTRQRVALADLLFAKGDRHLTAEELHEEASCIGCSCSLATVYNTLHQFTEAGLLRVLSLETAKTYFDTNVSDHHHFVVEGCNRVLDIPVGNISVTDLPEAPDGMEITHVDVVIRVRPKR, from the coding sequence ATGCCTGTTGAACAGAGATCAAAATCCGCCGACCGCGATGCGGCTGCACGCCTGCGCGGCGCCGGGCTTCGTCCGACGCGTCAACGCGTGGCTCTGGCCGATCTGCTGTTCGCCAAGGGCGACCGGCACCTGACAGCCGAGGAACTGCACGAAGAAGCGTCCTGCATCGGCTGCTCCTGTTCGCTGGCGACAGTCTACAACACGCTGCATCAGTTCACCGAGGCTGGTCTGCTCAGGGTGCTGTCGCTGGAAACCGCCAAGACCTATTTCGACACCAATGTCTCCGACCACCACCATTTCGTGGTCGAGGGCTGTAACCGGGTGCTCGACATTCCGGTCGGCAATATATCGGTCACCGACCTGCCCGAAGCCCCCGACGGTATGGAAATCACCCATGTCGATGTGGTGATCCGCGTCCGCCCCAAGCGCTGA
- the fabA gene encoding 3-hydroxyacyl-[acyl-carrier-protein] dehydratase FabA has translation MVDRQSSYSYEEILTCAEGELFGPGNAQLPLPPMLMVHRITDISETGGEFDKGYLRAEFDITPDLWFFPCHFKGNPVMPGCLGLDGMWQLTGFYLGWLGEQGRGMALSTGEVKFKGMVTPDVKKLEYGIDFKRVMRGRLVLGIANGWLKADGETIYNASDLKVGLAKDKTG, from the coding sequence ATGGTCGACAGGCAATCGAGCTATTCATACGAAGAAATCCTGACCTGCGCGGAAGGCGAGCTTTTCGGGCCCGGCAATGCACAGCTGCCGCTGCCGCCGATGCTGATGGTGCACCGGATCACCGATATTTCGGAAACCGGCGGCGAATTCGACAAGGGCTATCTGCGCGCCGAATTCGACATCACCCCGGACCTCTGGTTCTTCCCCTGCCATTTCAAGGGCAATCCGGTAATGCCAGGCTGTCTCGGACTTGACGGCATGTGGCAATTGACCGGGTTCTATCTCGGCTGGCTTGGCGAACAGGGCCGCGGCATGGCGCTGTCGACCGGCGAAGTGAAGTTCAAGGGCATGGTGACGCCGGACGTCAAGAAGCTCGAATACGGCATCGATTTCAAGCGCGTCATGCGCGGTCGTCTGGTGCTCGGCATCGCCAATGGCTGGCTCAAGGCCGATGGCGAAACCATTTATAACGCGTCGGATTTGAAGGTCGGCCTTGCAAAAGACAAAACTGGCTGA
- the fabB gene encoding beta-ketoacyl-ACP synthase I, which yields MRRVVVTGMGIVSSIGNTASEVTDSLRQARSGISFSQDFADHGFRSQVWGAPTLDPTDMVDRRAMRFLSRGGAWNHVAMKQAIEDAGLEEAEISHERTGIVMGSGGPSTRTLIDAADITRKNGSPKRIGPFAVPKAMSSTASATLATWFKIHGVNYSISSACSTSAHCIGNAAELIQWGKQDMMFAGGHEDLDWSMSNLFDAMGAMSSKYNETSPTTASRAYDITRDGFVIAGGAGVVVLEELEHAKARGAKIYGELAGYGATSDGYDMVAPSGEGAIRCMRQALADVKGRVDYINTHGTSTPVGDSKEIGAIREVFGTDMPHVQSTKSLTGHSLGATGVQEAIYSLLMMKENFIGESAHITELDPEFDGVPIVRKRIDDAKIDTVLSNSFGFGGTNATLVFQRYNG from the coding sequence ATGAGACGAGTCGTTGTGACAGGCATGGGGATTGTATCCTCGATCGGCAACACAGCCAGCGAAGTGACCGACTCACTGCGCCAGGCCAGATCCGGCATCAGTTTCAGCCAGGATTTCGCCGACCATGGCTTCCGCAGCCAGGTCTGGGGCGCACCGACGCTGGACCCGACCGACATGGTCGACCGCCGCGCCATGCGTTTCCTGTCGCGCGGCGGCGCCTGGAACCATGTCGCCATGAAGCAGGCGATCGAGGATGCAGGGCTTGAAGAGGCCGAGATCAGCCACGAGCGCACCGGCATTGTCATGGGCTCGGGCGGACCGTCGACACGGACGCTGATCGATGCAGCCGACATCACCCGCAAGAACGGCAGCCCGAAGCGCATCGGCCCGTTCGCGGTGCCGAAAGCCATGTCCTCGACCGCATCGGCGACGCTTGCGACCTGGTTCAAGATCCACGGCGTCAATTATTCGATCTCGTCGGCCTGCTCGACTTCGGCGCATTGCATCGGCAATGCGGCGGAGCTGATCCAGTGGGGCAAGCAGGACATGATGTTTGCCGGCGGTCACGAAGACCTCGACTGGTCGATGTCGAACCTGTTTGACGCCATGGGCGCGATGAGCTCGAAATACAACGAGACCTCGCCGACCACGGCAAGCCGTGCCTATGACATCACCCGCGACGGCTTTGTCATCGCCGGCGGTGCCGGCGTGGTGGTGCTGGAAGAGCTCGAGCACGCCAAGGCGCGCGGTGCCAAGATCTATGGCGAACTGGCCGGCTATGGTGCGACGTCCGACGGTTACGACATGGTTGCCCCATCGGGCGAAGGTGCTATCCGCTGCATGCGGCAGGCGCTGGCTGACGTCAAAGGCCGTGTCGATTACATCAACACCCACGGCACCTCGACGCCGGTGGGCGATTCCAAGGAAATCGGCGCGATCCGCGAAGTGTTCGGCACCGACATGCCGCATGTGCAGTCGACCAAATCGCTGACCGGGCATTCGCTCGGCGCCACCGGCGTGCAGGAGGCGATCTACTCGCTGTTGATGATGAAGGAAAACTTCATCGGCGAAAGCGCGCACATCACCGAGCTGGATCCGGAATTTGACGGCGTGCCGATCGTGCGCAAGCGCATCGATGACGCCAAGATTGACACCGTACTGTCGAACTCCTTCGGCTTTGGCGGAACCAACGCGACGCTCGTGTTCCAGCGTTATAACGGGTGA
- the fabI gene encoding enoyl-ACP reductase FabI, with product MTGIMQGKRGLIMGVANSHSIAWGIAKQLSEAGAELAFTYQGEAFGRRVKPLADSLGSTLLLPCDVEDVSTVDAVFDRLKEEWGTIDFVVHAIGFSDKTELKGRYADVTTRANFSRTMVISAYSFTEVAQRAAPLMSDGGSILTLTYGGSMRVMPNYNVMGIAKAALEAMVRYLAADYGQDGIRVNAISAGPVRTLAGAGIGDARAMFSYQKKNAPLRRTVDIDDVGKSALYLLSDLSSGVTGEIHYVDSGFNITSMPIVEELTKADTE from the coding sequence ATGACCGGAATAATGCAGGGCAAGCGGGGCCTCATCATGGGCGTCGCCAACAGCCATTCGATTGCCTGGGGCATCGCCAAGCAGCTTTCAGAGGCCGGCGCCGAACTGGCGTTCACCTATCAGGGCGAAGCTTTTGGGCGGCGGGTAAAACCACTGGCCGATTCGCTCGGCTCGACGCTGCTGCTGCCGTGCGATGTCGAGGATGTCAGCACCGTCGACGCAGTGTTTGACCGTTTGAAGGAAGAATGGGGCACGATCGACTTTGTCGTCCATGCCATCGGGTTTTCTGACAAGACCGAGCTCAAGGGCCGTTATGCCGATGTGACCACGCGGGCGAATTTCTCCCGCACCATGGTTATCTCGGCCTATTCCTTCACCGAAGTGGCGCAACGCGCGGCCCCTCTGATGAGCGATGGCGGCTCCATCCTGACGCTGACCTATGGCGGCTCAATGCGGGTTATGCCGAACTACAATGTGATGGGCATCGCCAAGGCAGCGCTTGAAGCCATGGTGCGCTATCTGGCCGCCGATTACGGTCAGGACGGCATCCGCGTCAACGCCATCTCGGCAGGCCCGGTGCGGACGCTGGCGGGTGCCGGCATCGGCGACGCGCGCGCCATGTTCAGCTACCAGAAGAAGAACGCACCGCTCAGACGCACCGTCGACATCGACGACGTCGGCAAATCGGCGCTCTATCTGCTGTCCGACCTGTCGTCGGGCGTCACCGGCGAAATCCACTACGTCGATTCCGGCTTCAATATCACCTCGATGCCGATCGTCGAGGAACTGACCAAAGCCGACACGGAATAA
- a CDS encoding fused MFS/spermidine synthase, with protein sequence MTKPSLPRLIPLWLLIFLQAGISASSLVVEILAGRMIAPYVGMSLYTWTSIIAVVLAGFSAGHWWGGRIAGLQTGRALRFTGWTMIAAACTTAAATVFLRAVASPVLETLQHPLAAITALSTLAFFLPSLFAGVPAPVLTVAAMRNNDQSERALGAMFAAGAIGAIAGTLLAGFVFVPWLGSVATLFVIAVVYLIAAGVCFWLGGASRREFITSVSGISIVSLIGISAFGLPPVCDRESSYYCIRTVAVSDNSQDPINLMIVDHLAHGISARDAPRVMFTEHAAMLDALPRMRMGRTDFTSFHIGGGSYSVPRAWADRGISGITIAEIDAEVTAMAVNRFWFDPKTASVLHGDARLALRNNAQRFDVIVGDAFTDIAVPEHLVTLEFFTLVSDRLASGGVFAMNLLDNMDRLDALAAVVATLRKVFPSVEVWTVGNPPRPGERRVFVLLASAKDSPVSTIETAAPDVTRFQVLETGFVDTILQRKNAQILTDDHAPLSYLMGLDPVIN encoded by the coding sequence ATGACAAAACCCTCCCTCCCCAGGCTGATACCGCTTTGGTTGCTGATCTTCCTTCAGGCTGGCATTTCCGCGTCGAGCCTTGTTGTCGAGATCCTCGCGGGGCGCATGATTGCGCCCTATGTCGGTATGAGCCTTTACACCTGGACATCTATCATCGCGGTGGTGCTTGCAGGCTTTTCAGCCGGCCACTGGTGGGGCGGAAGGATCGCCGGGCTCCAGACCGGCCGCGCTCTGCGGTTTACGGGCTGGACCATGATCGCAGCCGCCTGCACGACTGCCGCGGCAACGGTTTTCCTACGGGCTGTCGCCAGTCCTGTTCTTGAAACTCTCCAGCATCCTTTGGCTGCAATTACGGCCCTCAGCACGCTGGCATTCTTCCTGCCTTCACTTTTCGCAGGTGTGCCGGCACCTGTCTTGACAGTGGCCGCGATGCGCAACAATGACCAATCCGAGCGTGCGCTCGGTGCAATGTTTGCGGCAGGAGCGATTGGCGCAATTGCCGGGACACTCCTGGCGGGCTTTGTGTTTGTCCCATGGCTAGGCTCGGTGGCAACCCTGTTCGTGATTGCCGTGGTCTATCTCATTGCTGCGGGTGTTTGCTTCTGGCTCGGCGGCGCGTCACGTCGCGAGTTCATTACCTCTGTCTCAGGCATCAGCATAGTCTCTCTGATCGGAATTAGTGCTTTTGGTCTGCCGCCCGTATGCGACCGGGAAAGCAGCTATTACTGCATCCGGACGGTGGCAGTTTCGGACAATTCGCAGGATCCGATCAACCTGATGATCGTCGATCATCTTGCGCATGGGATTAGCGCCCGAGATGCACCTCGGGTCATGTTTACCGAACACGCGGCAATGCTGGATGCTTTGCCTCGAATGCGTATGGGGCGAACGGATTTCACGTCTTTTCATATTGGTGGGGGATCCTACTCAGTGCCTCGGGCCTGGGCGGATAGGGGGATTTCAGGCATAACGATTGCCGAGATCGACGCCGAAGTGACGGCTATGGCCGTCAACCGCTTCTGGTTTGATCCCAAGACCGCCTCGGTCCTGCACGGCGACGCACGGCTGGCGCTGCGCAACAACGCTCAACGGTTTGATGTCATCGTCGGCGATGCCTTCACCGATATTGCCGTTCCTGAACATCTGGTGACGCTGGAGTTTTTTACCCTGGTTTCCGACAGGCTGGCCTCAGGTGGAGTCTTTGCCATGAACCTCCTGGATAATATGGACCGGCTCGATGCGCTGGCCGCAGTCGTTGCAACTCTGCGCAAGGTTTTTCCAAGCGTCGAGGTCTGGACTGTAGGAAATCCGCCCCGACCGGGTGAGCGTCGGGTTTTTGTCCTGCTGGCCAGCGCAAAGGACAGCCCTGTATCGACGATCGAGACGGCGGCCCCGGATGTTACCCGCTTCCAAGTGCTGGAGACCGGGTTTGTTGACACCATTCTTCAGCGGAAAAACGCGCAGATCCTGACCGATGATCACGCGCCATTGAGTTACCTTATGGGTCTGGATCCCGTCATAAACTGA
- a CDS encoding ABC-type transport auxiliary lipoprotein family protein, whose amino-acid sequence MPKRHISTLMLVLSAVALSACTTKDIRYASEQIEPSARISSRYETVEVVEVTLPVYAASEQIFTQGADGAITELGPLWADNPARAITLKLARDMGAITGARVVPEPWPFRGRAEARVDVRIEEMLATSDGAFRIAGQFFVAPENAKADRSGQFSISVPLPAKPTPIQIATARSAATSQLAEKIARTGLK is encoded by the coding sequence ATGCCAAAACGCCATATCTCCACGCTGATGCTTGTGCTCTCGGCCGTTGCGCTGAGCGCCTGCACCACCAAGGATATCCGCTACGCCAGCGAGCAGATCGAACCCTCCGCGCGGATCAGTTCCCGCTATGAGACCGTGGAAGTGGTCGAGGTCACCTTGCCGGTCTATGCGGCTTCCGAGCAGATTTTCACGCAAGGCGCAGACGGTGCGATCACCGAGCTCGGGCCGCTATGGGCCGACAATCCTGCGCGGGCGATCACCTTGAAGCTGGCGCGCGACATGGGAGCCATCACCGGCGCGAGGGTGGTGCCCGAGCCATGGCCATTCCGCGGCCGTGCCGAGGCCAGGGTCGATGTCCGCATCGAGGAAATGCTGGCGACGTCTGACGGTGCCTTCAGGATTGCCGGCCAGTTCTTCGTAGCCCCCGAGAATGCCAAGGCCGACCGCTCCGGCCAGTTCTCGATCTCGGTACCCCTGCCGGCAAAACCCACCCCGATCCAGATCGCCACCGCCCGCAGCGCGGCAACGTCACAGCTGGCTGAAAAGATCGCCAGGACGGGGCTGAAGTAG
- a CDS encoding MlaD family protein encodes MNDIDTPASGRPGDVPVKPGKKTFWDSASLIWAIPVIALGIALAAAWQSYNQRGPLIEISFTEAAGIKAQETQLRYRDLSVGKVEQIRFSDNLEKVVVSIRIEKDLARYIDADAKFWVVRPEVSARGVSGLDTVLSGVYIQGVWDNVIASPRATFEGLADAPLIGLGREGITFKLRSTKGLPGAGTPILYKDVEVGAIGETSFNKDGTGVIADAVIYEPMTGFVTTSTRFWDISGFSFSLGATGAKVNFNSLASLISGGVTFETIGSGGEPLTEGTVYDLFKSEDEARDEFLIEDEGKAVDVAMVFDQNLPGLSTGAAVELGGLRVGDVTGINGLVDKERFGDSYVRLIASVRLNPGRLGLGEGAGEDALLDYLEDRTKDGLRARLVNASLFTGGLKIELADLPDAKPATLDRAATPLPTIPTAPADVADVGATAQGVLQRVSDLPIEELMQSVIAFLGNATALVGSKELQAAPAELTGLLAAVRTVAESQRVQGMPEQIGGLLDELKTTSATLNRLMRELETQKTIERLTETVDAVATAADGLPQLVEEARGILKNAGEVPLNELADRAANLLEAANLLLDQDSTRQLPAELNGALAAMRQTLDELQNGGLVDNANATLSSAREAADAIAEASATLPQLAGELRKVAGQAGVTLQAYSGDSEFSRDTRGAINKIDAAARAIESLARAIERNPNSLLLGR; translated from the coding sequence ATGAACGATATCGATACTCCCGCTTCCGGCAGGCCCGGCGACGTTCCGGTGAAGCCCGGAAAAAAAACCTTTTGGGACAGCGCGTCGCTGATCTGGGCGATCCCGGTCATAGCGCTCGGCATTGCGCTTGCGGCTGCCTGGCAAAGCTACAATCAGCGCGGCCCGCTGATCGAGATTTCGTTTACCGAAGCCGCTGGGATCAAGGCGCAGGAGACCCAGCTTCGCTATCGCGACCTCAGCGTCGGCAAGGTCGAGCAGATCCGCTTCAGCGACAATCTGGAGAAGGTCGTGGTGTCGATCCGCATCGAGAAGGATCTGGCCCGCTACATTGATGCCGATGCAAAATTCTGGGTCGTACGTCCGGAAGTCAGCGCCCGCGGCGTTTCCGGCCTCGATACGGTGCTCTCGGGCGTCTATATTCAGGGTGTCTGGGACAATGTCATTGCCAGCCCCAGAGCCACATTCGAAGGGCTGGCCGACGCGCCGCTGATCGGTCTGGGCCGCGAAGGCATCACCTTCAAGCTGCGCTCCACCAAAGGCCTGCCGGGCGCCGGTACGCCGATCCTTTACAAGGATGTCGAGGTTGGCGCGATTGGCGAGACTTCGTTCAACAAGGACGGCACCGGGGTAATCGCCGATGCGGTGATCTATGAACCGATGACCGGTTTCGTCACCACATCGACCCGCTTCTGGGACATTTCAGGCTTCAGCTTTTCGCTCGGCGCCACCGGCGCGAAGGTCAATTTCAACTCTCTCGCATCACTGATTTCCGGCGGCGTGACCTTCGAGACAATCGGATCGGGTGGCGAGCCGCTGACCGAGGGCACGGTCTATGATCTGTTCAAGTCCGAAGATGAGGCCCGCGACGAATTCCTGATCGAAGACGAAGGCAAGGCCGTCGATGTCGCCATGGTGTTCGACCAGAACCTGCCCGGACTGTCCACAGGTGCGGCCGTGGAACTCGGCGGCTTGCGGGTCGGCGATGTCACCGGCATCAATGGGCTGGTCGACAAGGAGCGTTTCGGCGACAGCTATGTCCGTCTCATCGCCTCGGTGAGGCTCAATCCGGGCCGGCTCGGCCTGGGCGAGGGCGCCGGCGAAGACGCGCTGCTGGATTACCTCGAAGACCGCACCAAGGATGGTTTGCGGGCCCGGCTTGTCAACGCATCGCTGTTTACCGGCGGCCTCAAGATCGAGCTCGCCGATCTGCCCGATGCCAAGCCGGCGACACTTGACCGTGCCGCCACCCCCTTGCCGACAATTCCCACCGCACCGGCTGATGTCGCCGATGTCGGGGCCACCGCCCAGGGCGTGCTGCAGCGTGTCAGCGATCTCCCGATCGAGGAACTGATGCAGTCGGTGATCGCCTTTCTCGGCAATGCCACCGCTCTGGTCGGCTCCAAGGAACTGCAAGCCGCACCGGCCGAACTCACCGGCCTGCTGGCGGCTGTCCGCACCGTGGCTGAAAGCCAGCGTGTCCAGGGCATGCCCGAGCAGATCGGCGGGCTTCTCGATGAACTCAAGACCACCAGCGCGACGCTCAACCGGCTGATGCGCGAACTCGAAACCCAAAAGACCATCGAACGCCTGACCGAGACGGTTGATGCTGTCGCAACCGCCGCTGACGGCCTGCCGCAACTGGTCGAAGAGGCGCGCGGCATCCTGAAAAACGCTGGCGAGGTGCCGCTGAACGAACTCGCCGACAGGGCTGCAAACCTGCTCGAGGCAGCCAATCTGCTGCTCGATCAGGATTCGACCCGGCAATTGCCCGCAGAACTCAATGGCGCACTCGCCGCCATGCGCCAGACGCTGGATGAGTTGCAGAACGGTGGTCTTGTCGACAATGCCAATGCGACGCTGTCCTCGGCGCGTGAGGCTGCTGACGCCATCGCCGAAGCCTCGGCAACGCTGCCGCAGCTTGCCGGCGAGTTGCGCAAGGTCGCAGGTCAGGCCGGTGTGACGCTGCAGGCCTATTCCGGCGATTCAGAGTTCAGCCGCGACACCCGCGGCGCCATCAACAAGATCGACGCAGCCGCGCGCGCCATCGAAAGCCTGGCCCGCGCCATCGAACGCAACCCGAATTCGCTTCTTCTGGGACGGTAA
- a CDS encoding paraquat-inducible protein A, with amino-acid sequence MTARAAGLVACRHCARVWPAGTVQCERCGSHLQSRDTHSLQKVWALWLAGLICYVPANIYPMLVTQTLLQHSESTIVGGAVELLQHGSFGVAGIILVASVLIPVGKFMAIAYLAISVRRGTKMSSGRRHHLYEVVEFIGRWSMIDVFVVAILSSLVQLSVVASIHPGPAALTFALSVVFTMLSAQSFDTRLIWDEPLQESDTTG; translated from the coding sequence TTGACCGCACGCGCGGCTGGTTTGGTTGCCTGTCGCCATTGTGCGCGGGTCTGGCCGGCTGGAACCGTGCAATGCGAACGCTGCGGCAGTCATCTGCAATCGCGCGACACCCACAGTCTCCAAAAGGTCTGGGCGCTGTGGCTGGCGGGACTGATCTGCTATGTTCCGGCCAATATCTATCCGATGCTGGTGACCCAGACTTTGTTGCAGCACTCGGAGAGTACCATTGTCGGTGGCGCGGTGGAACTGCTGCAGCACGGCTCATTCGGTGTCGCGGGTATCATCCTTGTGGCCAGCGTGCTGATCCCGGTGGGGAAATTCATGGCCATTGCCTATCTGGCAATCTCTGTGCGCAGGGGCACGAAGATGTCGTCCGGCCGCCGCCACCATCTTTATGAGGTGGTCGAGTTCATCGGCCGCTGGTCGATGATCGACGTGTTCGTCGTGGCAATTCTCAGCTCGCTTGTGCAATTGTCCGTTGTCGCATCCATTCATCCCGGACCGGCGGCGTTGACCTTTGCGCTGTCGGTTGTCTTCACCATGCTGTCCGCACAGTCCTTCGATACCCGTCTCATCTGGGACGAACCTCTTCAAGAAAGCGACACGACCGGATGA
- a CDS encoding paraquat-inducible protein A, with translation MAETDAEFPRNALPGAVHLGDLIACPHCDALYTAHVPASGEQAVCARCHTVLIAPIRKAGLKIIALTVAMLILIVSAVFFPFLNIEVSGFTNQASILDTALSFRSGLMALLAVATAAMVVLIPALRLLLVLYVLTPIVRDRVPYRYAKSAFGLSQRLKPWAMAEIFAIGCAVALVKVAALASIGFGPAFWMFTAFVFIVLVSDNFYCTWSVWKSLEHQQD, from the coding sequence GTGGCAGAGACCGACGCAGAATTTCCCCGGAATGCTCTTCCCGGTGCAGTGCACCTCGGAGACCTGATTGCATGTCCGCATTGCGACGCGCTTTACACGGCCCACGTGCCCGCGAGCGGTGAGCAGGCGGTCTGCGCGCGCTGTCACACCGTGCTGATTGCGCCGATCCGCAAGGCTGGCCTCAAGATCATCGCGCTGACGGTGGCCATGCTGATCCTGATCGTTTCGGCGGTGTTCTTTCCGTTTCTCAACATCGAGGTCTCCGGCTTCACCAATCAGGCCTCCATTCTCGACACGGCGCTGTCGTTCCGCTCTGGCCTGATGGCACTGCTGGCGGTGGCGACAGCCGCCATGGTCGTGCTGATCCCGGCGTTACGCCTGTTGCTGGTGCTCTATGTGCTGACTCCGATCGTTCGGGACCGCGTTCCCTATCGGTATGCGAAATCCGCATTCGGGCTGTCGCAGCGGCTCAAGCCCTGGGCCATGGCCGAAATTTTTGCCATTGGCTGCGCGGTTGCACTGGTCAAGGTCGCCGCTTTGGCATCAATCGGCTTCGGGCCGGCGTTCTGGATGTTCACGGCTTTCGTGTTCATAGTCCTTGTTAGCGACAACTTTTACTGTACATGGTCGGTATGGAAATCACTGGAACATCAACAGGATTGA